A genomic region of Leptospira mtsangambouensis contains the following coding sequences:
- a CDS encoding DUF370 domain-containing protein, with protein sequence MSSFPILNVGFSNVVFVSKILTILQADSAGAKRLRSEAKSESRLIDATSGRKTRSVLVLDSGHILLSAIRPESLSKRLESGDNHIGEGEEEQED encoded by the coding sequence TCAATGTTGGTTTTTCTAATGTAGTATTTGTATCGAAAATTCTCACGATCCTTCAGGCGGATTCGGCAGGTGCCAAACGATTGCGCTCTGAGGCAAAATCGGAAAGTCGGCTCATCGATGCTACGAGTGGAAGAAAAACCCGTTCCGTCCTTGTTTTGGACTCCGGCCATATCCTTCTCTCAGCCATTCGCCCCGAAAGTTTGTCCAAAAGACTAGAATCAGGTGACAACCATATCGGTGAGGGAGAGGAGGAACAAGAAGATTGA
- a CDS encoding guanylate kinase, with product MNVRPNLYIISSVAGGGKSTIIAALLKEFPDFYFSVSCTTREPRPGDVEGQSYYFLSTKEFQKRIAAGQFYEWAEVHGNYYGTPKDPILAAIRDHRVALLDLDVQGAKSVKALRPESVTIFIEPPSREIWIERLIRRGTDSQTSIERRIENGIRELDEAPNFDYVVVNDRLEDAIRDVKSILFGTKKQN from the coding sequence TTGAACGTTCGTCCTAATTTGTATATTATCTCTTCCGTAGCTGGAGGTGGAAAGTCTACCATCATTGCTGCTCTCCTCAAAGAATTTCCTGATTTCTATTTTTCTGTTTCTTGTACCACAAGGGAACCAAGGCCAGGAGATGTGGAAGGCCAATCTTACTATTTTTTATCGACCAAAGAATTTCAAAAACGAATTGCAGCTGGCCAATTCTATGAATGGGCGGAAGTTCATGGAAATTATTATGGAACCCCAAAGGATCCGATTTTAGCGGCCATTCGTGACCATCGTGTTGCTCTTTTGGATTTGGATGTTCAAGGTGCCAAATCAGTGAAAGCCCTTCGGCCTGAGTCCGTTACCATCTTCATTGAACCACCGAGTCGTGAGATTTGGATTGAACGTTTGATCCGTAGAGGAACCGATTCCCAAACAAGTATCGAACGACGGATTGAAAATGGAATTCGGGAATTAGATGAAGCACCAAACTTTGATTATGTGGTTGTGAATGATCGATTGGAAGACGCCATTCGAGACGTCAAATCCATCTTGTTTGGAACCAAAAAACAAAACTAA